A stretch of the Rhinoderma darwinii isolate aRhiDar2 chromosome 3, aRhiDar2.hap1, whole genome shotgun sequence genome encodes the following:
- the LOC142750655 gene encoding olfactory receptor 11L1-like, translated as METPNGNNLTTVTEFFLVGFQCRQWLQIFLFCLLLIVYCGTICGNLLIITLVSINKNLHTPMYFFISQLSISDILLTTEIVPDMLHLLLYNGGTITFAGCMTQLYFFGASEAVECLLLTVMSYDRYVAICNALRYTSIMTSGNCAKLAATCWLLGFSMVLIDNLTTSRLKFCGLNIIDHFFCDFIPLQEISCSDTFIVQLEIMLLSIPSVIIPTIIIISSYANIVFTILRIPSNTGRQKAFSTCSSHLIVVSIFYGTLFGVYVFPTKGESSSISKILSLLYTVITPFINPIIYSLRNNAIRQAMDKTIQKHIP; from the exons ATGGAAACCCCCAAT GGAAACAATCTGACGACGGTCACAGAGTTCTTCCTCGTTGGATTTCAGTGTCGTCAATGGTTACAAATTTTCCTGTTCTGTCTTCTCCTTATTGTCTACTGTGGGACAATATGCGGGAACCTCCTGATCATCACCCTGGTGTCCATCAACAAGAACCTCCACACTCCAATGTACTTCTTCATCTCACAACTGTCCATCAGCGACATCTTGTTGACCACAGAAATTGTCCCCGACATGCTCCACCTTCTACTGTATAATGGGGGGACCATTACATTTGCTGGCTGTATGACTCAGTTGTATTTTTTCGGTGCCTCTGAAGCAGTTGAatgtcttctcctcacagtgatgtcttatgacagatatgtggccatctgTAACGCCCTCCGTTACACCTCTATCATGACAAGCGGGAATTGTGCGAAATTGGCCGCCACATGTTGGTTGCTTGGTTTCTCCATGGTATTGATTGACAATTTAACAACATCAAGGCTAAAATTTTGTGGACTGAATATTATCGAccattttttctgtgattttattCCCTTACAAGAAATTTCCTGTTCTGATACCTTCATTGTTCAACTAGAAATCATGTTACTTAGCATTCCATCAGTTATCATACCAACGATCATAATAATTTCATCTTATGCTAATATTGTATTCACGATCCTAAGGATTCCATCCAATACTGGTAGacagaaagccttctccacctgtagctcccacctcatTGTGGTCTCCATATTTTACGGGACGTTGTTCGGTGTTTATGTGTTTCCAACAAAAGGAGAATCATCCAGCATTAGTAAGATCCTATCCCTGCTCTACACTGTAATTACCCCATTCATCAACCCCATTATATACAGTCTGAGAAATAACGCAATTAGACAAGCCATGGATAAAACAATTCAAAAACATATACCTTGA